The Montipora capricornis isolate CH-2021 chromosome 6, ASM3666992v2, whole genome shotgun sequence genome has a window encoding:
- the LOC138053226 gene encoding uncharacterized protein, whose translation MLGQLNNELHYKPVQSDPTSKHISLVEKWCSKWLQKGQISEWVMNKETTPGVAIGNIKTHKAGNPLRLITSCCGTAIEHLSQFTEFYLKPLARRLPSFIKDTTDLLNRIKELNRNGPFPEGTLLVSWDLVSMFPNIDNNLGLPAVEKALDARDKSIPSTKCILEAVEIYLKCNHSVFKGDFFLQIHGTAMGPKNACSYADLAMGKLDHKAKFCGPLKPALWWRYQDDIFDLWQQGPLALENFTGFINSLYPTIKFELVSSDSYLNMLDVTLYLIDGLIRTGIYSKPTDSHLYLPPTSARPKHVFKAIPYGVALRLRRNCTNQNF comes from the coding sequence ATGTTAGGACAATTAAACAATGAATTACACTACAAACCAGTGCAATCCGACCCAACCTCCAAACACATCTCTTTAGTTGAAAAGTGGTGTTCTAAATGGCTACAGAAAGGACAAATTTCAGAATGGGTGATGAATAAAGAGACAACACCGGGTGTAGCAATTGGAAATATTAAGACCCATAAAGCCGGCAATCCTCTACGCCTCATAACCTCTTGTTGTGGCACGGCGATAGAACACTTGTCGCAATTCAcagaattttatttaaaacctTTAGCACGGAGATTGCCATCGTTCATTAAAGACACCACTGATCTGCTAAATAGAATTAAAGAGCTCAACAGAAATGGTCCTTTCCCTGAAGGCACTTTGTTGGTCTCTTGGGACCTTGTCTCAATGTTCCCCAACATAGATAATAATTTAGGTCTTCCAGCAGTTGAAAAGGCCCTTGATGCCAGAGACAAATCAATACCATCAACCAAATGCATCCTCGAAGCAGTTGAAATCTACCTGAAATGTAATCACTCGGTTTTTAAGGGGgatttctttttgcaaattcaTGGCACAGCAATGGGCCCAAAGAACGCATGCAGCTATGCTGATCTAGCCATGGGCAAATTAGAtcacaaagcaaaattttgcggCCCCCTAAAACCTGCCTTATGGTGGAGATATCAGGATGACATTTTTGATCTCTGGCAGCAAGGTCCCTTGGCTCTAGAAAACTTCACAGGATTCATCAACTCTCTTTAccctaccatcaaatttgaattagtttctTCTGATAGCTACCTTAATATGCTAGATGTCACATTGTATCTTATTGACGGCTTGATTAGAACAGGTATTTACTCTAAACCTACGGACAGTCATCTGTACTTGCCACCCACTAGTGCTCGCCCCAAACATGTATTCAAAGCGATTCCATACGGAGTGGCCTTGAGATTACGTAGGAATTGCACAAATCAGAATTTTTGA